The Pyrus communis chromosome 2, drPyrComm1.1, whole genome shotgun sequence genome includes a window with the following:
- the LOC137725728 gene encoding uncharacterized protein: MWSGGEASGSGGGGGAGVGRGIYWGRKEEVSDSKGIVVIFAWVSIQERHLQNHVDLYSSLGWNSLVCHSHFLHAFYPEKAMSSAFVILNALVEELRVKPCPVVFVALSAGTKACMYKVFRIIDGICEGQLYLAEYQLVRKCITGHIYDSGPVDFTSDLSTQYALHPTILKMPGSSKLVSWVAKGIASGLDALYLTRFESQCAEYWHALFSSVNLGAPFLVLCSDKDDLAPYHIICNFTQRLQELGGDVKLVKLNGSPHLGHYKHYPIQYRSSVTHFLEKAASVFSQRIKELEGENTSMEGMQDEISELICDLQKAAVNSNQSLRRVAVEPSDHFFLPSSAENQNSTGSGSLQDEQKERSVSLPSPPSISAHSVLGQVLFDVCVPKNVEGWDIKFCGSLNGQPFASARRNSPPRGLKSFRRSRL; encoded by the exons ATGTGGAGCGGTGGCGAAGCTAGTGGtagtggcggtggcggtggtgcTGGCGTCGGCCGTGGAATCTACTGGGGACGGAAGGAGGAGGTCTCTGATTCCAAAGGAATCGTTGTTATCTTCGCTTGGGTTTCCATTCAGGAGAGGCACTTGCAGAATCACGTGGATTTGTACTCGTCTCTCGGTTGGAATTCCCTCGTTTGCCATTCCCATTTTCTCCATGC ATTCTATCCCGAAAAGGCCATGTCGTCCGCCTTTGTTATTCTCAACGCGCTTGTTGAG GAGCTAAGGGTTAAGCCATGTCCTGTAGTCTTTGTGGCTCTTTCTGCTGGTACAAAAGCTTGTATGTACAAGGTTTTTCGG ATTATTGACGGAATTTGTGAAGGTCAGCTTTATCTG GCTGAATATCAATTGGTCAGAAAGTGTATTACTGGACACATCTATGATTCTGGTCCAGTTGATTTTACAAGTGATCTGAGCACTCAATATGCTCTACACCCAACCATTCTAAAGATGCCTGGATCGTCAAAACTGGTTTCTTGGGTAGCTAAAGGCATTGCTTCCGGTTTGGATGCGTTGTATCTTACTAGATTTGAATCCCAGTGCGCTGAGTATTGGCACGCTCTGTTTTCGTCTGTT AATTTGGGTGCTCCATTTCTCGTTCTGTGCTCTGATAAAGATGATCTGGCCCCCTATCATATTATCTGCAATTTCACTCAACGTTTACAAGAACTTGGAGGAGATGTCAAGCTTGTGAAATTGAATGGCTCCCCTCACCTAG GTCATTATAAGCATTATCCAATACAGTATAGGTCTTCCGTTACTCATTTTCTTGAAAAGGCTGCCTCGGTATTTTCTCAAAGAATTAAAGAACTTGAAGGTGAAAATACTAGCATGGAAGGCATGCAAGATGAGATATCTGAACTAATATGTGATCTCCAGAAAGCAGCAGTTAACTCTAATCAGAGCCTTAGAAGAGTTGCAGTGGAGCCAAGCGACCACTTCTTCTTGCCAAGTTCAGCTGAGAATCAAAATAGTACAGGCTCTGGGTCTTTACAAgatgaacaaaaagaaagatcCGTCTCTCTGCCCAGTCCCCCAAGCATTAGTGCACATAGTGTACTCGGCCAAGTCCTGTTTGATGTTTGTGTCCCTAAGAACGTTGAGGGTTGGGATATTAAATTTTGCGGGTCTTTGAATGGGCAGCCATTTGCCTCTGCTCGTAGGAATTCACCTCCTCGTGGTCTCAAAAGCTTTCGTCGCTCAAGATTATAA